The Streptomyces nitrosporeus genome includes a window with the following:
- a CDS encoding DUF6381 family protein has translation MSVAGESGGRVKQLRDKAQELKQAAERATDPEQRQRLQAKARRLREQSEQESSMRDRGMDPMV, from the coding sequence ATGAGCGTTGCGGGTGAATCCGGCGGCCGCGTCAAGCAGCTCCGGGACAAGGCCCAGGAGCTGAAGCAGGCCGCTGAGCGTGCCACGGACCCGGAGCAGCGTCAGCGGCTCCAGGCCAAGGCCCGCCGCCTGCGGGAGCAGAGCGAGCAGGAGAGCAGTATGCGGGACCGTGGCATGGACCCGATGGTCTGA